GCAGGTAGGCGGCACGGAGGTTGCCGATGGAGCCGCGGGACACCGCGACGTCGAACGCCGCGTTGCTGTCGATGGTCCCGCTCTCGGCGGTGAAGTCGACCAGCGGCGAGATCGCCATCGCGGCGGCCGGGACCGGCTCCCCGCCGGCGACCAGCATCGCGAGCGCGGCGAAGGTCAGGCCACCGCCGCCGGAGTCGCCGCCGACCACGGTCGCACCCGGTCCGTAGGTCGCCACCGCCCAGCGCAGCACCGCCGCGCCGTCGAGAGCGGCGGCCGGGAACTTGTTCTCCGGTGCCAGCCGGTAGTCCGGCAGGATCACCGGGAAGCCCAGTGCGGCGGAGAACGCCGCGGCCAGGCCGGTGAAACCACGGGCGCTGCCGAGCACGTACCCGCCGCCGTGGAACCAGACCAGCACCTTGCCGGAGACGGCACCCGCGGCCCGCACCTCGAGCGCCGGCACGCCGCCGGCGTCGATCCCGGTGACCGTGGTGCCCTCCGGCAGCGGGAACTGCAGCAGCATCGCGTCGTACTGCTCCCGCAGGATCTCGACGGTCGCGTTCTCGGCGTCCGGGAACCCGTTCCGGTACACGTCCTCGGCGCGGTCGAGAGCGTCGCTTCTGGCCATCTGACCTCCATGTCACATCGGCCCATCTCAGGTGTATGTGGCGACGGTAACAGAATGAGTCCTCATTCGCCATGCAGTGACGTGCAGCAATGGTGACCTTGCTCGGAGAATCATCTGTAACTATCCTCGGCGCGATGAACACGACGACGGTGTTGCTCGATCCCTTCCTGGACCGTGGCGTGCTCGCCCTGGCGGCGGCCGCGAGCACCCCGGAAGCGGTGGCGCTGCTGGTCCGGTACGGCTCCGGTTACCTGCAGGTGGGCATCGGGCCGGCGGTGCGCAGCAGGCTCCGGCTGCACCGGATGTCCGGCACCGGACCCGACTCCCGGGCGCTGCTCTCGGTGGATCTCGCGGCCGGATCGGGGACCGGGATCTCGGCGCACGACCGGTCGGCGACCATCCGTGCCCTGGCCCGGCCGGACTCCGGGCCGGACGACTTCCACCATCCCGGGCACGTACCCGTGGTGCTGGTGCCGGAGCTGGGCAGCGCACCACCCCGGGCGCGGGCCGCGGCCGCCGCCCTCCGGTTGGCCGCCGCATCCACCGGTGTCGCGGTCGCCGCGTTCACCGACCTGGTCGACCCCGCCGATCCGCTACGCATGGCGGACGTCGCGGCCGCGCGGCGGTTCGCCCACCGGCACGGCCTACCCGTGGTCGACATCTCGGAAACCGCCGACCTGGCGCGCTGCTGGCCGCCGGCAGGCGATCAGGCCGGGGTGCTCGCGACGGCCGGCTGACGCAGTGGGGCGAGAGCCCCTTCCAGCTTGGCGATCTCGTCGAGCATGACACCCGCGGCCTGCTCGTTCGCCGCGGTCGGAACGAACTCCCCGTCGACCACCTGCGGGAACACCATCGGCAGCGCGACGGCCTCCGGCACCGGCACCATCTTCAGCACCGAGGCGACCTGGCGGATCGCGTGGGCGGCGCGGGTGCCGCCCGAGATCCCGCCGTAGGTCACCAGGCCGACGGGCTTGTAGGCCCACTCCTGGGACAGGTAGTCCAGGGCGTTCTTCAGGGCGCCGGTGAAGGAGAAGTTGTACTCCGGCGAGACGATCACGAAGGCGTCCGCCTCGTCGACAGCGGCCGACCACGCCTGCGTGTGCGGGTGCACGTACTGCCGCAGCCGCGGGTGGTGCGGCTCGTCGAACATCGGCAGGTCGATGGTGGCCAGGTCCAGCACCTCGACGCGGTCGACACCGCCGTGCCGGCGGGCGACCTCGGTGATCCAGGTGCCGATCGGCAGCCCGATCCGACCCGGCCGGGTGGACGCGATGATGACCTTCAGGGTCGACATGGCCTGCTCCTCGCTCTGTACTGCCGGCTCTGCCTGCTCTTCACGAATGTCTGTGACGTGTCAACCTTTGCACTTGCGAAGTTCTTCCGCCAGCCGCCCGGCGGTGACCGTGCTCACGGACGGGCCGCTGTCGGCACCCCTGGCTACGCTGCCGGGGTGAGCAAGAGCGCCGATCTCCCCGACCTGCCGGAAGCCGCCCAGGTGGCGGCGGAGGTGCCCGCGGAGGCCGCCCACCGGCACGCCGAGCTCGCCGAGCGGATCACCGACGCGCAGTTCCGCTACTACGTGCTGGACGCCCCGACGCTGTCCGACGGCGAGTTCGACACCCTGCTGCGCGAGCTGCAGTCCATCGAGGACGAGCACCCGGCCCTGCAGACGCCGGACTCGCCGACGCAGAAGGTGGGCGGCGGGTTCGCTACCGGATTCGCGCCGGTGGAGCACGCGGAGCGGATGCTGAGCCTGGACAACGTGTTCTCCGCCGACGAACTCGCCGAGTGGCTGGCCAAGACCGGCCGGGACGCCGGTGGCGAGGTCGAGTGGCTCACCGAGCTGAAGATCGACGGTCTGGCGATCAGCCTCACCTACGAACGCGGCCGGCTGGTGCGTGCTGCCACCCGCGGCGACGGCCGGGTGGGGGAGGACGTGACCCTCAACGTGCGCACCATCGACGTCATCCCGGAGCGGCTGCGCGACGACGGCGGCCACGACATCCCCGAGCTGGTGGAGGTACGCGGCGAGGTGTTCTTCCCGCTGGCCGGTTTCGAGGAGCTGAACGCCCAGCTGGTCGCGGCGGGCAAGGCGCCGTTCGCCAACCCGCGGAACTCGGCGGCCGGCTCGCTGCGGCAGAAGGACCCGAAGGTCACCGCCTCCCGCCCGCTGACCATGCTCTGCCACGGCATCGGCGCCCGGAAGGGCTTCGAGATGACCCGGCAGTCCGAGGCCTACGAGCGGCTGCGGGCCTGGGGGCTCCCCATCTCCGAGCACAACAAGGTGGTCGACACCGCCGCCGAGGTCGCCGCCCGGGTCGCCTACTGGCACGAGCACCGGCACGACATCAGCCATGACATCGACGGTCTCGTGGTCAAGGTGGACCAGATCGGCATCCAGCGCCGGCTGGGATCGACCTCCCGGGCGCCGCGCTGGGCGATCGCCTACAAGTACCCGCCGGAAGAGGCGACCACGAAGCTCAACGACATCCAGGTCAACGTCGGGCGCACCGGTCGGGTCACCCCGTTCGCCGTCCTCGAGCCCGTGCTGGTGGCCGGCTCCACCGTCGGCATGGCCACCCTGCACAACCAGGAGGAGGTCGTCCGCAAGGGAGTGCTGATCGGCGACACCGTGGTGATCCGCAAGGCGGGCGACGTGATCCCCGAGGTGCTCGGTCCGGTGGTCGACCTGCGCACCGGCGACGAGCGGGCCTTCGTGATGCCGACGCACTGCCCGGAGTGCGGCACCGAGCTGCGGCCGATGAAGGAGGGCGACGTCGACATCCGTTGTCCCAACTCGCGGTCCTGCCCGGCGCAGCTGCGGGAGCGGATCTTCCATCTGGCCGGCCGGGGCGCCTTCGACATCGAGGGCATGGGGTACGAGGCGGCGAAGAGCCTGCTCGGCTCCGGGGTGGTGCAGGACGAGGGGGACATCTTCGGCCTCACCGCGGACGACCTGAAGCGGGCGCCGCTGTTCCACCGGGCCAAGGACGATGCGCTCACCGAGGTCGGCCGGATCCTGCTGACCAACCTGGAGCAGCGCAAGCAGCAGCCGCTGTGGCGGGTGCTGGTCGCCCTGTCCATCCGGCATGTCGGGCCCACCGCCGCCCGTGCGCTGGCCCAGCAGTTCGGCTCGCTGGATGCCATCGAGGCGGCCACCGCCTCGGAGGAGGGCCAGGCCGAGCTGGCCGCCGCCGACGGTGTCGGCCCGACCATCGCCCGCTCGGTGACCGAGTGGTTCGGGGTCGACTGGCACAAGGAGATCGTGGAGAAGTGGCGGGCCGCCGGCGTCCGGATGGCCGACGACGTCACCGACCGCCCGGAGCAGACGCTGGCCGGCCTGTCGGTGGTGGTCACCGGGTCCCTCGAGACCTTCTCCCGGGACGAGGCGAAGAACGCGCTGCTGGAGCGCGGGGCGAAGGCAGCCGGGTCGGTGTCCGGGAAGACGGCGTTCGTGGTGGTCGGCGAGGCACCGGGGTCGAAGTACGACAAGGCGGTGAGCCTGAAGGTGCCGATCCTGGACGAGGCCGGCTTCCGGGTGCTGCTGGACCAGGGCCCGGACGCCGCCCGCGAGGTCGCCCAGATCGGGGAGGCGGAGGGTTCCGCGGACGCCTGACCGGACCCGGCCACCTGTGCGTCATCGGCCGGAAACGCCCGATGATCACAATGGCGCGGTGAGCGACGCAGCGGTGACCGACGACCCGTTCGGCAGGTTCAGCGCGGGCACCACCGCGGAGCACGGGCGGCTCGGCGAGGGCGACGGACCGGCCGCACCCTGGCGGCTCTGGGGTCCCTACCTGGCCGGACGGCAATGGGGCACCGTCCGCGAGGACTACTCGCACAGCGGTGACGCCTGGAACGCCTTCCCCTTCGACCACGCCGTCGCCCGGGCCTACCGGTGGGGCGAGGACGGACTGGGCGGGATCTCCGACCGGTTCGGCTTCATGAACCTCGGGCTGGCGCTGTGGAACACCCGCGACCCCATCCTCAAGGAACGGCTGTTCGGCCTCACCAACGAGGAGGGCAACCACGGCGAGGACGCCAAGGAGTACTGGTGGGCGATCGACGGGACGCCCACCCACTCGTACATGGAGTGGCTCTACCGCTATCCGCAGGCCGAGTACCCGTACCAGCAGTTGCGTGAGGAGAACCGGAACCGCTCGCGGGAGCAGCGGGAGTTCGAGCTGGCGGACACCGGTCTGCTGGACGAGCACCGGTTCTTCGACGTCAGCATCGGCTACGCAAAGGCCGCGCCGGACGACCTGTGCATCACCGTCACCGCCGTCAACCACGGCCCGGACGCCGCCCCGCTGGAGATCGTGCCGCAGCTCTGGCTGCGCAACACCTGGGCCTGGGGCCGGGACCGGCGGCGCTCGCGGATCCAGCAGCTGCTGCCGCCGACGCTGACCGTCGCCGGGCTGGAGGCCGTCGAGTGCCTGCACGGCTTCCTCGGCAACTACTACCTGGCCGGTGAGGGCTCGCCCGAGGTGCTCTTCTGCGACAACGAGACCAACGCCGTCGCGCTGTTCGGAGCGGAGAAGAACCCGGCGCCGTTCACCAAGGACGGGATCAACAACTACATCGTGCACGGCGACACCGGCGCGGTGAACCCGGTACCGGAGGGCACGAAGGTCGGCTTCCGGTACGTCTTCGACGCGGTGCCGGCCGGCGGGACCGTGTCGGTCCGGCTGCGGCTGTCGACCACGCCGCCGTCGGAGGAGACGTTCGGCCCGTCGTTCGCCGCGACCGTCGCCGACCGGGCGCGGGAGGCGGACGAGTTCTACGCCACCGTCATCCATCCCGAGCTCGACGAGCAGGACCGGCATGTGGCGCGGCGCGCGTATGCCGGGCTGCTCTGGGGCAAGCAGCTGTACCGGTACGACGTGGAGCAGTGGCTGGACGGCGACCCGGCGGTGAACCCGGCACCGGAGGAGCGCAAGGAGTACGGGCGGCGCAACACGCACTGGAACCACCTGGCGATCGCCGATGTCATCTCGATGCCGGACGAGTGGGAGTACCCCTGGTTCGCCGCCTGGGATCTCGCCTTCCACTGCATCCCGCTGGCGCACGTCGACCCGGCCTTCGCCAAGGAACAGCTGGTGCTGATGTGCCGGGAGTGGGCGATGCACCCGAACGGTCAGCTGCCGGCGTACGAGTGGGAGTTCGGTGACGTCAACCCGCCAGTGCACGCCTGGTCGGCGTGGCACGTCTACCGGATCGACGGGTACCGGGACCGCGAGTTCCTGGTGCGGGTGTTCACCAAGCTGCTGCTGAACTTTTCGTGGTGGGTGAACCGGAAGGACTCGTCGGGATCGAACATCTTCGAGGGCGGCTTCCTCGGGATGGACAACATCGGCCTGTTCAACCGGTCGGCGCCGTTGCCGCCGGGGTTCCGGCTGGAGCAGTCGGACGCGACCAGCTGGATGGCGTTCTACTGCCAGCAGATGTTCAAGATCGCGCTCGAGCTGTCCCGGCACGACTCGGCGTGGGACGACACCGCGACGAAGTTCCTCGAGCACTTCCTGTCCATCGCGCGGGCGCTGAACTCCTTCGGCTCGAGGAACATCTCGCTGTGGCACGAGGAGGACGGCTTCTTCTACGACGTGCTGGTGCAGCCGGACGGGCAGGCGCCGCACATGCGGGTGCGGTCGATGGTGGGGCTGCTGCCGATCCTCGGGGCGACCGAGGTGCCGTCGTGGATCACCCAGGAATGCCCGGACGTGACGGCGCGGCTGCGGTGGCTGCAGCGGCGCCGGCCGGCGGTGATGGGTCCGCTGCTGACCCGGTCGGGGCCGGAGGGGCGGAAGATGCTGTTGTCGCTGGTGGATCCGGCGCGGCTCAAGCAGATCCTGCAGCGGATGTTCGACGAGTCGGAGTTCCTGTCGCCGTACGGGATCCGGTCGCTGTCGGCGGCGTACAAGGAGCCGGTGAGTTTCGAGGTCAACGGGCAGGTGGCGACCATCGAGTACGAGCCGGGGGAGTCGAAGACCGGGATGTTCGGCGGGAACTCGAACTGGCGCGGGCCGGTGTGGTTCCCGGTCAACGTGCTGCTCGCCGACAAGCTGCGCACGTACGGCCGGCATTTCGGCGACTCCTTCACGGTCGAGGTGCCGGCGGGATCGGGGCAGCAGCGCACGCTGGTGGAGCTGGCCGACATCATCGATCGCGGGCTGACCGCGCTGTTCCGGCCGGTCAACGGGCGGCGGCCGGCGGACGGCAGCCGGATCGAGGCCTCCGACGACCCGCTCTGGAGCGTGCATCCCACCTTCAGCGAGTTCTTCGACGGTGATACCGGCGAAGGACTGGGGGCTGCGCACCAGACCGGCTGGACCGCGCTCGTCGCGCACCTGCTCAACCCCCGGCTGCCCCCCGATCCGCGGGCCAAGGGCTGGGGCTGAACCGCTCTGCTCGAACTGCCCCGCACTGCCGCCATCGCAGTAGATCTGGGAGGGACTCCATACTCCGTGCCCGGTGGTCTGGATCTCGGCCTGACCGTTTCCGGATACACGCAGTACGGCTGTGGTGGTTCCGAGAGCGGACCCAGTATCAGCTTGTGTCCACCTGGAACCGATCTCCAGCGCTCGATGCCCTTCGAGGTGCCATGGGCGATCGGCTGCGTCGCGATCATGGTGTCCGACCACCGCGACTACGGCGGCAACAGGAATACCGGCGAGGCGGTCCCCGGATCCCTGCAGACCATCCCGGGGGGCGACGGCGAGAACCTCACTGCGATCGTCGATGTCGACCGCAGCATCGCTCTGGTCCGGCTCGCTCCGGAGCGGTGGTTGACGCTCGCTGTCCCTCTCGAAGGTGGGATCGATGACGTGACGACCCTGTTCCCACTCCTGGCCGCCGTGGAACTGCCGGGGGTAGCGCAGGCCCGTCAGAACGGCGGGGTGTCGTCATCGTGGTCCTCGGTCTGCCAGGCGGGTTCCCATTCGCCGGGGTCGGTGATGGCGGGTGGTGGTCGTCGGGTGGTGCGGCCGAGGGCGCTGACCAAGGTGGCCGAACGGTCGTCGCGTTCGGTGATGGTCCAGGCGGTGAAGGTCTTGAGCCGGTGATGGAACCGGCAGAGCGGCCGCAGGTTGCGCAGAGTCGTCTTGCCGCCGGCGGCGGGATTGTGGTGGTCGAACGGCTCGCCGTGGTCGACGTCGCAGCGTTCGGCCTTGCGGTTGCAACCCACCCATGAACAGGTCTGCGTCAACAGCATGACCTTGCGGCGCAGACTCCCGGGCGGGACGTACACCCGGTCGGACACCCCGACGGGCGCGCCGGTCTCCGGGTCGATCACCAGCAGGGTGATCGAGTTCGCAGCTTTCAGGAGTTGGCGGGCGAGGTCGGGTGAGATGCACCCGAACCCGGACATGTCCCCGGGGTGGTCGGCCAGGCCCGCGAGGGCTTCCAGTGAGATGGTGATGACGCCGTTCCAGGGCAGCGCCGGGTTCAAGGCGCGGTCCTGCCACACCGGAGCTCTCCACTTCGGTGCGTGTCGTCTCGGCTGGTCGGGGTCGTCGAGCCGGAAGGGATCGAAAGGAGGCGGGTCGTCGGTGTCCGCGTCATCACTGGCGGCGGTGCGCTCCTGATTGCTCTTCTGACCGGTGTCGTCAGTGTCGCCGTCGCGCTCCGGGTTGCCCGGTGGATCAGCGTTGGGCGGCCCGGATTCTGACCATCCGCTACCTCCCTGGGCCACGGGATGTTCAGAATCGGAACGGTTCTCGGGCTCCGGACCCGCCTCGCCATCGCCGCCGGCGAGCTGCGAGTCCGTGTCATCGGCGGCTTCGCCGTCGACTCCGGCATCAGCGGTGTCGTCGTCCTTGCCGCCGCGCTGAACGTGACTGTCGGCATCCAGGTCGACGGGTTCATCAGCCGCACCGGTGATGTCGGAGCTGTCGCCCACCGGGTCGTTGTCGGCTGCCTGGTCGGCATCACATTCGGTGTGGGCGCCGACGGGGTCCTCGGCAGTGTCGGAGGGGTCAGGGTCGTTGCCCGCGCCCATCTTGTCGGAGCTGTCACCCACGGGGTCGTCGTCGGCTGCCCGGTCGGCATCACATTCGGTGTGGGCGCCGACGGGGTCCTCGGCAGTGTCGGAGGGGTCAGGGTCGTTGCCCGCGCCCATCTTGTCGGAGCTGTCACCCACGGGGTCGTCGTCGGCTACCTGGTCGGCATCACTTTCGGTGTCGGCGCCGACGGGGTCCTCGGCAATGTCGAAGGGGTCAGGGTCGTTGCCCACGCCCGTCCTATCGGTGCTATCACCCACCGAGCCGGCGTCAGCTGCCTCGTCAGGGCAGTCATCCGTCCCGGCGCCATCTGCATCGTCGGCAGCTCCGGTGGCGTCAGAGCTTTCACTTACCACCGGGCTATCGGTCGAACCCTCGCTGTCACTCTCGGCGTCTGCGGCGTCGGAGGCGTCGGAGGTTGCTGAGTCCTCGGCCGCGGTGGGGTCGACAGAATCGGTCTCCTCGCCTGCGCCGGTGCACTCGGCCTCGGCGCCGGTGGTTCCGGAGGGATCGCCGTCCACGTGGTGCTCGGTGCTCGCGGCGGACTCGGGGGCCGGGGTTTCGGTGTCACCATTTGCCTCGGCGACGCGATCGTCCGGCTCGCCGGCCGCAGCCTCGTCGACGTCGTCCTCGGCGGCGAAGTCGTGGGTCTCGCTGTCTGTTCCCTCGCTGTCTGTTCCCTCGCTGAAGGTCTCGACGTCATCGTCGTGCTCGTCGGGGATGTCGCCACCGGCGGCGACGTGCGCGGCGGCAGCGAGGATCTCACGCAGATCGATGGTGCCGTGGGTGTGGAGCTGTTCGAAGATCGCGGCGAACGCATCCGCCCGGCACTGCTCCAGCGTCCGGCCGCCGGCGTTGCCCATGGTGCGGGCGATCTGGTCCACCAGCTGCTGCACCAGTTGGGCGTTCTCGGCGGTGAGGTCGGCGTAGAACCGGGCCATCGCGCCGTCCAGGTCGTAGCGTCCGGTGCGGCGGTTGTTGAAGGCCCGCTTCTCCACCTCGGCGGTGTCTTCGGGTTGGAGGTCGGCGATGATGCGCTTGAGCAGGGGCTCCAGCTTCGCCGGAGCCCGCCCGGGTGCGACCTTCAACGCGCGCCGTTCGAACTCGCACAGCAGCGTCTGATCGCGCAGCTTGTAGGAGTACTTGTGGATCATCGATGCCCTGGTCTGATCCAAGACACCTTCGCGAAGCAGCGCGAGGGTGTCGGGCAGTTCTTCGATCAGATCGATCGCCCGCTGCACATAGATCGACCCCGACTTGGGCGAGAGCACCAGGGCAGCAGCGATTTCGCCACCGGCAGTGTCCCGCCGCGCTTTGGCCCTCTCCAGGGTGTCCATCAGATCGAAGTACTCGGCCGTCGAGTCCGGGTTCGACGCGCGCAGATCGTAGACCCGTTCCGACGCCGAGGGTTCCTGCGCCGCGTTGGCGCTGTCCTCCGCAGGCGCCGAGGATCCCTGTGATCCGCTGTTGCTGGCCTCCGTCGGCGTGGAGGCCCCTTCAGCTGTGCAGGCGTTGTCTTCTGGTGGCGCTGAGGGTCCTTCGGCGGAGCCGTCGCTGGCTTCCGTCGGCGCGGAGGGCTCCTCGGCGGAGGGCTCTTCAACCGTCCTGTCGCTGCCCTCCGATGGCGCTGAGGGTTCTTCAGTTGGGTTGTCGCTGTCTTCCGCCGGCCTCGGCGGTTCATGTCCGGCGCCCCTGTCCTTCGCCGGGTGCTTCAACAGACCCTCGGCAGACGGGATCACCCCGGGTTCCGCGAGGCGCGCCATGAACGGTTGCAGCTCGGCCTGGATGTAGGAGATGGCCTGGTATCCGGCAGCCACCAGGTCCACCACCTTGCGGCCTGACAGCTCGGCAGGGCACAGGGTGGACAGCGCGTGCAGCGCGTCCTCTGCGCGGCGCGCTGCCGGCAGCGTCTCCGGTGTTGCTGTCATCAATCCCACCCCTGCGATCCAGTCGATGTGACGTCGAGAACTGTTGTGTCCACCTCCCCCCGGAGGTCACTCACCTCAGAGTAGCAGTCGTACAACCACTTTGGAACACCTGTCCATGAATACTTCACTGTGCAGTCGATCGGAGGCTCTGCGTGATTGCGAGTCGACCGCTCGAAACATGCTCCGTCCGTTGCCATGTCCGGTCCTCTCGCACAGCTGATTGTCCATTGCGCGAACCGCGCCGCGGATGCACGGCAGGCCGGTGATGTCGCGATCAGTACTCCCGCCTCCCGTGCGGCGAGTCTGAAACGAAGAGGGCCCGAGGTATCGGGGTGGGAACAGCATGGCGGAGGCCACCGACAGTCACCGCGACGGCACTGTTTCGCGGCGGGACAAGCGTTTGCATCCGGGGTGTGCGGCCGTCCCTCGGACCTGCTACAGTCCAACAACAAGGTTTGTTGTCAGTTGGAAGAGAGTGGAGGTGGGCTGTGACACCGGTCCCCGGCACCCCGGGCGCGCTGCGCGTGCGGAACGACAGGGCGGTGCTGTCCGCACTGCTGTCGGGGCCGCCGCTCTCGGTCGCCGAGTTGGCGCTGGCGACGCTCCTGTCGAAACCGACTGCGACCCAGTCGCTGCGTCGTCTCGGCGCCCTTGATCTGATGATGCCTGCGGGTACGGCTGCGGGCAGGTCCGGGCCGCATGCGCAGCTGTACGCCGCGGGGTCGGGTATCGGCGTCGCCGCGGCGGTGTCCGTCGAGCAGGAACGGATCCGGATCGAAGTGCTCACCGCACAGGGTGATGTCGTCGAGAGGTCCGAAGTGCGGCGGGGGAGCGGAGCTGCGACCGCCCAGATCGAGAAGGCACTGCTGAGGCGATCCACACGGGACCAGATCAAGGCGATGGTCATCGGCATGCCGGGCTCCTTCGATGCGCTCGCCGACCGGGTCCGGTTCGCCGACGAGTTGCGCGGGTGGCAACGGCCAGGCATCACCGCACGCCTGGAAGCGGCCATCGGCGCGACGGTGCGGATCGAGAACGACGCCAAATTGGCGGCACTGGCCGAGCAGGCAAGCGGGTCGGGGGAAGGCCTCGAGTCGATGGCGCTGCTCTGGTGCGGCGAAGGGGTCGCGTCGGCAGCGGTCATCGGTGGGCAGGTGGTTCGAGGAGTCGGCGGCGCCGCCGGTGAGATCGGCGACCTACCCACCGCCGATGGTCGGACCGGGCAGGATCTGCTGGGCGCGGACGCCGTCGCCGAAATGACCAGCGCCGAGACCGATCCGGAGGCGGCACAGATGCGCCTTGCCCGCCGATATGCGGCTGTGGCCCGGCCGCTGGTCGCGGTGCTGGATCCGCAGGCGCTGGTGCTGGCCGGCCCGACGGCTGAGGCCGGGGGCGGAGAGTTGGCGGAGGCCGTGCAACGGGCGATCGCGGATCTTGCATTGCATCCTGTGCCCGTGCGCATCGCCCATCACTCCGGCCGTGGAGTGATCGAGGGTGCGGGCCTGGCGGCGCGGGAGCTGCTGCGCGCCAGCACACTCGACCGCGTCGGACCCAAGGAGCAGTGATGAAGATCGTCGTGGTGGGCGGTGGATCCACCTACACGCCCGAGCTGATCGACGGCATGGCGCGGCTGCGGACCGAGCTGCCCGTCGACGAGATCGTGCTGGTCGACCCTGCGGAGGACCGACGAGAACTGCTGGCCGCGGTGAGCCGGCGGATGCTCCGGAAACTCGACCATCCGGCCCGGGTCAGCACGACCGCCGACCCCGCGCAGGCCGCGGACGGT
This region of Nakamurella alba genomic DNA includes:
- a CDS encoding ROK family protein, which encodes MLSALLSGPPLSVAELALATLLSKPTATQSLRRLGALDLMMPAGTAAGRSGPHAQLYAAGSGIGVAAAVSVEQERIRIEVLTAQGDVVERSEVRRGSGAATAQIEKALLRRSTRDQIKAMVIGMPGSFDALADRVRFADELRGWQRPGITARLEAAIGATVRIENDAKLAALAEQASGSGEGLESMALLWCGEGVASAAVIGGQVVRGVGGAAGEIGDLPTADGRTGQDLLGADAVAEMTSAETDPEAAQMRLARRYAAVARPLVAVLDPQALVLAGPTAEAGGGELAEAVQRAIADLALHPVPVRIAHHSGRGVIEGAGLAARELLRASTLDRVGPKEQ